The Cloeon dipterum chromosome X, ieCloDipt1.1, whole genome shotgun sequence genome includes a window with the following:
- the LOC135947153 gene encoding uncharacterized protein LOC135947153 isoform X2 has protein sequence MDLGGVPLLQEAPQHNSSVNTQDEYAGRSLNEESLGTMRVPLQEIILNEANQDPKLQAEIPRSIRDRIRDLHAQMQKHDVEGKNHLNEIDKKRKDQDATITRNHQIVKSIQAACSAVAEKLKKEQEQLKEKEERKKQSDNAEDVLKQLLAEEKNIDKNIEDNRNIISSYKKFNDQCCQQRVKQYQDEIKSKKEKLKEMKENKSYVDDLNQSLNENDDQYKKLKDLAIAEQKEVKKRMKNQLEALTKELNTANKPKKRLVSILSLSHPIHNKRAKLTEDSTGDLAVPSTSRAHDSVYMGSLQPSVTDKNPTQKDVPEATSTTADENIPKKIKKRIEAQSYKEQIEHLGILTSINAAIMKKAGLDADGRKFRQLNTNVNAIKVVRKAETDVLRATMTALQKQDGIKGKDLKPAANKFLENLEIKPRKGFEEVDECVNTFAMKLAATHKNICSLFRDVAHKLKNKLDNDVFEEFSEYCKDTKNQPGEASAPNQVKKKKKLFNK, from the exons ATGGATCTAGGCGGGGTGCCACTCCTTCAAGAAGCGCCACAGCACAATTCTTCCGTCAATACGCAAGACGAATATGCAGGCAGGAGTTTAAATGAAGAATCCCTTGGTACAATGCGAGTACCTTTACAAGAGATAATTCTAAACGAAGCCAACCAAGATCCAAAACTTCAAGCTGAAATACCACGCAGTATAAGAGACCGTATACGAGACCTGCACGCCCAAATGCAAAAACATGATGttgagggtaaaaatcatcttaacgaaattgataaaaaacgAAAAGACCAAGATGCGACTATCACCCGCAATCATCAAATCGTGAAGAGTATTCAGGCTGCATGTTCAGCTgttgcagaaaaattgaagaaggaGCAAGAGCAGTTGAAGGAgaaagaggagagaaaaaaacagagTGACAACGCTGAAGATGTGCTTAAACAATTACTGgcggaggaaaaaaatattgataagaATATAGAAGACAATAGGAATATAATATCAagctacaaaaaattcaacgacCAGTGTTGTCAACAGAGGGTGAAGCAGTATCAAGATGAAATCAagagtaaaaaagaaaaactcaaagaaatgaaagaaaataaatct TATGTTGATGACCTCAACCAATcgttaaatgaaaatgatgatCAATATAAGAAGTTAAAGGATCTTGCAATCGCCGAGCaaaaagaagttaaaaaacgTATGAAAAATCAGCTGGAAGCCCTGACAAAAGAGCTCAACACGGCGAATAAACCAAAAAAG aggCTGGTGTCGATTTTATCATTGAGTCATCCGATACATAATAAG agGGCAAAGCTAACTGAAGATTCTACTGGAGACCTTGCGGTGCCATCAACGTCACGG gcTCACGACAGCGTTTATATGGGATCTCTTCAACCTAGTGTGACAGACAAAAAT CCAACACAAAAAGATGTGCCAGAGGCAACTAGTACAACCGCAGACGAAAACATTccgaagaaaataaaaaagagaatcgaGGCTCAATCATATAAGGAACAGATAGAACACCTCGGAATTTTAACATCAATCAACGCTGCTATCATGAAGAAAGcc gggCTCGACGCTGATGGTAGAAAATTCAGGCAGCTTAACACAAACGTAAATGCCATTAAGGTAGTCAGAAAG gcGGAAACTGACGTCTTGAGAGCAACCATGACTGCCCTTCAAAAGCAAGACGGGATTAAGGGAAAAGATCTCAAACCGGCTGCCAATAAATTTCTAGAGAACCTAGAAATAAAA CCTCGTAAAGGATTTGAAGAAGTTGATGAGTGCGTTAACACGTTTGCTATG aaacttGCCGCAACTCACAAAAACATTTGCTCGTTATTCCGTGATGTGGCCCATAAACTGAAGAACAAACTGGACAATGATGTATTTGAAGAGTTTTCAGAGTATTGCAAG GACACGAAAAACCAGCCTGGGGAAGCTTCAGCACCTAATCAggtaaagaagaaaaaaaaactttttaataaatag
- the LOC135947153 gene encoding uncharacterized protein LOC135947153 isoform X1, with protein MDLGGVPLLQEAPQHNSSVNTQDEYAGRSLNEESLGTMRVPLQEIILNEANQDPKLQAEIPRSIRDRIRDLHAQMQKHDVEGKNHLNEIDKKRKDQDATITRNHQIVKSIQAACSAVAEKLKKEQEQLKEKEERKKQSDNAEDVLKQLLAEEKNIDKNIEDNRNIISSYKKFNDQCCQQRVKQYQDEIKSKKEKLKEMKENKSYVDDLNQSLNENDDQYKKLKDLAIAEQKEVKKRMKNQLEALTKELNTANKPKKRLVSILSLSHPIHNKRAKLTEDSTGDLAVPSTSRAHDSVYMGSLQPSVTDKNPTQKDVPEATSTTADENIPKKIKKRIEAQSYKEQIEHLGILTSINAAIMKKAGLDADGRKFRQLNTNVNAIKVVRKAETDVLRATMTALQKQDGIKGKDLKPAANKFLENLEIKPRKGFEEVDECVNTFAMKLAATHKNICSLFRDVAHKLKNKLDNDVFEEFSEYCKQDTKNQPGEASAPNQVKKKKKLFNK; from the exons ATGGATCTAGGCGGGGTGCCACTCCTTCAAGAAGCGCCACAGCACAATTCTTCCGTCAATACGCAAGACGAATATGCAGGCAGGAGTTTAAATGAAGAATCCCTTGGTACAATGCGAGTACCTTTACAAGAGATAATTCTAAACGAAGCCAACCAAGATCCAAAACTTCAAGCTGAAATACCACGCAGTATAAGAGACCGTATACGAGACCTGCACGCCCAAATGCAAAAACATGATGttgagggtaaaaatcatcttaacgaaattgataaaaaacgAAAAGACCAAGATGCGACTATCACCCGCAATCATCAAATCGTGAAGAGTATTCAGGCTGCATGTTCAGCTgttgcagaaaaattgaagaaggaGCAAGAGCAGTTGAAGGAgaaagaggagagaaaaaaacagagTGACAACGCTGAAGATGTGCTTAAACAATTACTGgcggaggaaaaaaatattgataagaATATAGAAGACAATAGGAATATAATATCAagctacaaaaaattcaacgacCAGTGTTGTCAACAGAGGGTGAAGCAGTATCAAGATGAAATCAagagtaaaaaagaaaaactcaaagaaatgaaagaaaataaatct TATGTTGATGACCTCAACCAATcgttaaatgaaaatgatgatCAATATAAGAAGTTAAAGGATCTTGCAATCGCCGAGCaaaaagaagttaaaaaacgTATGAAAAATCAGCTGGAAGCCCTGACAAAAGAGCTCAACACGGCGAATAAACCAAAAAAG aggCTGGTGTCGATTTTATCATTGAGTCATCCGATACATAATAAG agGGCAAAGCTAACTGAAGATTCTACTGGAGACCTTGCGGTGCCATCAACGTCACGG gcTCACGACAGCGTTTATATGGGATCTCTTCAACCTAGTGTGACAGACAAAAAT CCAACACAAAAAGATGTGCCAGAGGCAACTAGTACAACCGCAGACGAAAACATTccgaagaaaataaaaaagagaatcgaGGCTCAATCATATAAGGAACAGATAGAACACCTCGGAATTTTAACATCAATCAACGCTGCTATCATGAAGAAAGcc gggCTCGACGCTGATGGTAGAAAATTCAGGCAGCTTAACACAAACGTAAATGCCATTAAGGTAGTCAGAAAG gcGGAAACTGACGTCTTGAGAGCAACCATGACTGCCCTTCAAAAGCAAGACGGGATTAAGGGAAAAGATCTCAAACCGGCTGCCAATAAATTTCTAGAGAACCTAGAAATAAAA CCTCGTAAAGGATTTGAAGAAGTTGATGAGTGCGTTAACACGTTTGCTATG aaacttGCCGCAACTCACAAAAACATTTGCTCGTTATTCCGTGATGTGGCCCATAAACTGAAGAACAAACTGGACAATGATGTATTTGAAGAGTTTTCAGAGTATTGCAAG cAGGACACGAAAAACCAGCCTGGGGAAGCTTCAGCACCTAATCAggtaaagaagaaaaaaaaactttttaataaatag